A DNA window from Theobroma cacao cultivar B97-61/B2 chromosome 5, Criollo_cocoa_genome_V2, whole genome shotgun sequence contains the following coding sequences:
- the LOC18597944 gene encoding shikimate O-hydroxycinnamoyltransferase has translation MEIIMKESTMVCPTEETPSRRLWVSNMDLLMTRYHISTVYFYKPNGSFNFFDTKVLKESLSKILVPFYPVAGRLGYDENGRLEIVCNAEGVLFIEANTTSIMDDLVRDFADSSKTPQLVPKIDYSGGISSYPLLGLQMVHLHFILSIVGLTRHEACTLVLRHSWIVTLLRARNPPTPTLRHIEFEPSPSLKTIFLTPKSQPSPESSIMSMFKITADHLKALKAKVNENSNSNTKYSTYSILTAHIWRCATKARDLLRDQELKLPIPIDGRNRLRPPFPPGYFGNVIFHAAPVTLAGDLLSESFIDTIKRIHEILKVMDDEYLRSSIDYIEKAPDIKSV, from the exons ATGGAGATTATCATGAAGGAGTCAACAATGGTATGTCCGACTGAAGAAACTCCAAGCCGAAGGCTATGGGTCTCTAACATGGACTTGCTGATGACAAGATACCATATTTCTACTGTATACTTCTACAAGCCAAATGgctctttcaatttttttgacaCAAAAGTGCTGAAGGAATCTTTAAGTAAGATTCTTGTGCCATTTTATCCAGTAGCTGGAAGGTTGGGATATGATGAAAATGGAAGACTTGAAATAGTGTGCAATGCAGAGGGAGTGTTATTCATAGAGGCTAACACTACTTCTATCATGGATGATTTGGTTAGAGATTTCGCTGATAGCTCAAAAACTCCTCAATTAGTTCCAAAAATTGACTATTCTGGAGGAATCTCTTCTTATCCGCTTCTTGGGTTACAG ATGGTCCATCTGCACTTCATTTTATCAATAGTTGGGCTGACACGGCACGAGGCTTGTACCCTAGTATTGCGCCATTCCTGGATCGTTACCCTTCTTCGAGCTCGAAATCCACCAACTCCAACACTCCGTCATATTGAATTTGAACCATCTCCTTCTTTGAaaactatatttttaactCCGAAATCCCAACCAAGCCCCGAATCATCAATTATGTCTATGTTTAAAATCACAGCTGATCATCTAAAAGCTCTTAAAGCTAAAGTAAATGAAAATTCAAACAGTAATACAAAATACAGCACCTATAGTATCTTAACTGCACACATATGGCGTTGCGCAACCAAAGCAAGAGACCTCTTAAGGGATCAAGAACTCAAGTTACCCATACCAATTGATGGACGGAATAGATTGCGTCCTCCTTTCCCACCTGGCTACTTTGGCAATGTAATCTTCCACGCTGCACCCGTTACTCTAGCCGGTGATCTTCTATCAGAATCATTCATAGATACCATAAAGAGAATTCATGAAATATTGAAGGTAATGGATGATGAATATCTGAGATCTAGTATTGACTACATAGAAAAAGCTCCTGACATAAAATCTGTCTAG